One Hevea brasiliensis isolate MT/VB/25A 57/8 chromosome 5, ASM3005281v1, whole genome shotgun sequence genomic region harbors:
- the LOC110658147 gene encoding protein DETOXIFICATION 24: protein MECKMEIEKPPGKEEKTSCDLKCRVWIESKKLWRIAFPSILAKITQFGILVVTQAFIGHIGELELAAYSIMQIIAMPFVQGTLAGTSSATETLCGQAFGAKQYHMMGIYLQRSWIINFSTATVMLPVFIFSSRIFKLLGEKEDIANKAGEMSPWFIPYLYNLVFNQTIQKFLRTQLKNMIVGWLSAISFVLHLLLSWIFVVKLNLGIPGAMSSIIISSWFVVIGDFVYIFGGWCPETWKGFTLAAFSDLLPSLKLSISSGVMLCLELWYYSILVLLAGYMKNAKTAISAFSICINVTDWDFMLCMGFLSATSVRVANELGRGEAKAAKFAIKVNVGTSVSIGVFFWILCLSLGHKIAYLFTSEKAIAEYVSSLSILLAFSILLNSFQAVFSGAAIGAGRQSMAAFPDSGESELLIGDRRR, encoded by the exons ATGGAATGCAAAATGGAAATAGAGAAGCCTCCAGGCAAAGAAGAAAAAACTAGTTGTGATTTGAAATGCAGGGTCTGGATAGAATCAAAGAAGCTATGGAGGATTGCATTTCCTTCTATATTAGCAAAGATTACTCAATTTGGAATCCTTGTAGTAACACAGGCTTTTATTGGACATATTGGAGAATTAGAACTTGCAGCTTATTCAATTATGCAAATCATCGCTATGCCATTCGTTCAAGGAACGCTG GCAGGCACGTCCAGTGCAACGGAGACTTTGTGCGGTCAAGCTTTTGGAGCAAAGCAATACCACATGATGGGTATCTACTTGCAGCGATCATGGATCATCAATTTTTCTACAGCAACAGTCATGCTTCCTGTGTTTATCTTCTCATCGCGAATCTTCAAGCTACTCGGGGAGAAAGAAGACATAGCTAACAAAGCTGGGGAGATGTCACCATGGTTCATTCCATATCTATATAATTTGGTATTTAACCAGACCATCCAAAAGTTCTTGCGGACTCAGCTCAAAAACATGATTGTTGGGTGGCTTTCTGCTATTTCATTTGTGCTTCATTTGCTCCTGTCATGGATCTTTGTGGTTAAACTGAACCTGGGGATTCCTGGTGCAATGAGTTCGATTATTATATCAAGTTGGTTTGTTGTGATTGGAGACTTTGTATATATATTTGGGGGCTGGTGTCCCGAAACATGGAAAGGTTTCACTCTAGCTGCCTTCTCTGATTTATTACCCTCGTTAAAGCTTTCGATATCCTCAGGTGTGATGCTCTG CTTGGAGTTATGGTACTATTCTATCTTAGTCTTGCTGGCTGGATACATGAAAAATGCCAAAACTGCAATATCTGCTTTCTCCATTTG CATCAACGTTACAGATTGGGATTTTATGCTATGTATGGGCTTCCTGTCTGCCACCAG CGTGAGGGTTGCAAATGAATTAGGCAGAGGAGAAGCCAAAGCAGCGAAATTTGCTATTAAAGTTAACGTGGGTACTTCAGTTTCAATTGGAGTGTTTTTTTGGATTTTGTGTTTATCACTTGGCCACAAAATCGCGTACTTGTTCACAAGTGAAAAGGCAATAGCAGAATATGTGTCAAGCCTCTCAATCCTACTTGCTTTCTCCATTCTACTCAACAGCTTTCAGGCAGTTTTCTCAG GGGCAGCAATAGGTGCTGGGAGGCAAAGTATGGctgcat TTCCTGACAGCGGCGAGAGCGAACtactgattggtgatagaaggcGATAG